In Actinomyces radicidentis, one genomic interval encodes:
- a CDS encoding neutral zinc metallopeptidase: MSFNKGIQVDPNRVSTRSTGGGGRGVAIGGGSVFTVIALVILSQLTGVDLTGMLAGDSSSQAGSSSTSSTIDMSVCGTGSDANGDAANTYTQCRMAATAESLDAVWGEQLAAQAKVDYVKPEFLLWDGSSVSTACGSATSAVGPFYCPGDSTVYLDMSFFQEMEGGVIGAADTPLAEEYIVAHEFGHHIQNELGLMNSTDRSGTGATSDSVRTELQADCYAGVWVHYAATTKDPETGEAFLTKPTQDEIQTALDAAAAVGDDHIQQRSSGTVDSDSWTHGSSAQRQKWFTTGLEGGEIGQCDTFSVSGSEL; the protein is encoded by the coding sequence ATGTCCTTCAACAAGGGAATCCAGGTCGACCCCAACCGCGTCTCGACGCGCTCGACGGGCGGCGGCGGCCGCGGCGTGGCCATCGGCGGCGGCTCGGTCTTCACGGTCATCGCGCTGGTCATCCTGTCCCAGCTCACGGGCGTCGACCTCACCGGCATGCTCGCCGGGGACTCCTCGAGCCAGGCGGGGTCCTCGTCCACGTCCTCGACCATCGACATGTCCGTGTGCGGGACCGGCTCGGACGCCAACGGCGACGCCGCGAACACGTACACGCAGTGCCGCATGGCCGCCACGGCCGAGTCCCTCGACGCCGTGTGGGGCGAGCAGCTGGCCGCCCAGGCGAAGGTCGACTACGTCAAGCCGGAGTTCCTCCTGTGGGACGGGAGCTCCGTGTCGACGGCCTGCGGCTCCGCCACCTCCGCCGTCGGCCCCTTCTACTGCCCGGGCGACTCCACCGTGTACCTCGACATGTCCTTCTTCCAGGAGATGGAGGGCGGCGTCATCGGCGCCGCGGACACCCCGCTCGCGGAGGAGTACATCGTCGCCCACGAGTTCGGGCACCACATCCAGAACGAGCTGGGCCTCATGAACAGCACCGACCGCTCCGGCACCGGTGCGACCTCCGACTCGGTGCGCACCGAGCTGCAGGCCGACTGCTACGCCGGCGTGTGGGTCCACTACGCGGCGACGACGAAGGACCCCGAGACCGGCGAGGCCTTCCTCACCAAGCCGACGCAGGACGAGATCCAGACGGCGCTCGACGCCGCGGCCGCCGTCGGCGACGACCACATCCAGCAGCGCTCCTCGGGGACCGTGGACTCCGACTCGTGGACGCACGGCTCCTCGGCGCAGCGACAGAAGTGGTTCACGACCGGCCTCGAGGGCGGGGAGATCGGCCAGTGCGACACCTTCTCGGTCTCCGGCTCGGAGCTGTGA
- a CDS encoding quinone-dependent dihydroorotate dehydrogenase produces the protein MLYDLLYKSVLSRIDPEVIHDVCVQAIEVTSRVPLVRDAVREAWGRRPAAPVPAAGQGGPFARPVPGVLGLAAGMDKEGQAIEGLDMLGFGFIEVGTFTAWPQPGNPKPRVWRYPSTRSLRNAMGFPNDGADEAARRLRALRSTKRGRSIVVGANIGKTKAVPNDEAVEDYRYSASKVARWADYLVVNVSSPNTPGLRDLQSVESLRPILEAVREAGDAAAGRHVPLLVKIAPDLADEDVDAVADLVLDMGLDGVVATNTTIDHELGAGGVSGAPVLPRALAVVRRLRDRLGDEPTIIGVGGISSIWDAELMLDAGADLLQAYSAFIYNGPAWPGRINRALAATRRAR, from the coding sequence GTGCTCTACGACCTCCTGTACAAGTCCGTCCTGTCCCGCATCGACCCCGAGGTCATCCACGACGTCTGCGTCCAGGCCATCGAGGTCACGAGCCGCGTCCCGCTGGTCCGCGACGCCGTCCGCGAGGCCTGGGGCCGCCGCCCCGCCGCCCCCGTCCCCGCCGCCGGACAGGGCGGCCCCTTCGCCCGCCCCGTCCCCGGCGTCCTCGGCCTCGCCGCCGGCATGGACAAGGAGGGGCAGGCCATCGAGGGCCTGGACATGCTCGGCTTCGGCTTCATCGAGGTCGGCACCTTCACCGCCTGGCCCCAGCCCGGCAACCCCAAGCCCCGCGTGTGGCGCTACCCGTCCACGCGCTCCCTGCGCAACGCCATGGGCTTCCCCAACGACGGCGCCGACGAGGCTGCCCGTCGCCTGCGCGCCCTGCGCTCCACGAAGCGCGGTCGCAGCATCGTCGTCGGCGCCAACATCGGCAAGACGAAGGCCGTCCCCAACGACGAGGCCGTCGAGGACTACCGCTACTCCGCCTCGAAGGTCGCCCGCTGGGCCGACTACCTCGTCGTCAACGTCTCCAGCCCCAACACCCCGGGCCTGCGCGACCTCCAGTCCGTCGAGTCGCTGCGCCCCATCCTCGAGGCCGTCCGCGAGGCGGGCGACGCCGCCGCCGGGCGCCACGTCCCGCTCCTGGTCAAGATCGCCCCCGACCTCGCCGACGAGGACGTCGACGCCGTCGCCGACCTCGTCCTCGACATGGGCCTCGACGGCGTCGTCGCCACCAACACCACCATCGACCACGAGCTCGGCGCGGGCGGCGTCTCCGGCGCCCCGGTCCTGCCGCGGGCGCTCGCGGTCGTGCGCCGCCTGCGTGACCGCCTCGGCGACGAGCCCACCATCATCGGCGTCGGCGGCATCTCCTCCATCTGGGACGCCGAGCTCATGCTCGACGCCGGTGCCGACCTCCTCCAGGCCTACTCGGCCTTCATCTACAACGGCCCCGCCTGGCCGGGCCGCATCAACCGCGCCCTGGCCGCGACCCGCCGCGCCCGCTGA
- a CDS encoding MFS transporter has translation MVLVSLVLRPGATSTGPVLEEIRAGIGMGTTSAALLSALPGLSFAASGAVAARLGHRLGAVGGLALAALLAAIGLLARAASGTTAVFLLMSLVALFGAGLGNVLLPMAIKQRFPLHSGGWTAVYVTVLPIGSLLPQLVAPAVVESSAGWRGSLGVWGWVSALAVVPWLGILLARLLSGRRAVHEASRKERSAPGRADGELGASSLLEDEVPEAAASASGIAAARPVGLADVARSPRARAMALFFGMQSMQAYVAFGWLPQIFRDAGAPLDRASLLLAAFSVWGLPGGFIIPPLVTRSRHLQAWVMFFVAMLVVGYAGLLAAPPTGAWLWPCAPGISGFCFQVALVLVTHRTRDYRVTAALSGFTQSVGYALASAGPFVVGWVHGLTGGWTVPLCLLIVSTVPMARAGWRACADGVIDDELDGAAGAPERP, from the coding sequence ATCGTCCTCGTCTCGCTCGTCCTGCGCCCCGGCGCCACGAGCACCGGTCCCGTCCTGGAGGAGATCCGCGCCGGCATCGGGATGGGGACGACGAGCGCCGCACTCCTGTCCGCCCTCCCCGGACTGTCCTTCGCCGCCTCGGGCGCCGTCGCCGCCCGCCTCGGTCACCGGCTCGGAGCCGTCGGCGGGCTCGCCCTGGCGGCCCTCCTCGCCGCAATCGGCCTGCTGGCCCGCGCGGCCTCCGGCACCACCGCCGTCTTCCTCCTCATGTCCCTCGTCGCGCTCTTCGGCGCGGGCCTGGGCAACGTCCTCCTGCCGATGGCGATCAAGCAGCGCTTCCCGCTGCACTCGGGGGGCTGGACGGCCGTGTACGTCACCGTCCTGCCGATCGGCTCGCTCCTGCCGCAGCTCGTCGCCCCGGCCGTCGTCGAGTCCTCCGCGGGATGGCGCGGGAGCCTCGGCGTGTGGGGCTGGGTCTCAGCCCTGGCCGTCGTGCCGTGGCTCGGCATCCTCCTCGCGCGGCTGCTCAGCGGGCGCAGGGCGGTGCACGAGGCGTCGCGCAAGGAGCGGAGCGCGCCGGGTCGTGCGGACGGCGAGCTCGGCGCGTCAAGCCTCCTCGAGGACGAGGTCCCCGAGGCGGCCGCGTCCGCGTCCGGGATCGCGGCGGCCCGTCCCGTGGGCCTCGCCGACGTCGCCCGCAGCCCTCGCGCCCGCGCCATGGCTCTCTTCTTCGGCATGCAGTCGATGCAGGCCTACGTCGCCTTCGGCTGGCTGCCCCAGATCTTCCGCGACGCCGGAGCACCGCTCGACCGCGCCTCGCTGCTCCTGGCGGCCTTCTCCGTGTGGGGCCTGCCGGGCGGCTTCATCATCCCGCCGCTCGTCACCCGCTCGAGGCACCTCCAGGCCTGGGTCATGTTCTTCGTCGCCATGCTCGTCGTGGGCTACGCCGGCCTCCTCGCCGCCCCGCCGACCGGCGCCTGGCTGTGGCCCTGCGCGCCCGGGATCTCCGGCTTCTGCTTCCAGGTGGCCCTCGTCCTCGTCACCCACCGCACCCGGGACTACCGAGTCACGGCCGCCCTGTCCGGTTTCACCCAGTCCGTCGGCTACGCGCTGGCCTCCGCGGGACCCTTCGTCGTCGGCTGGGTCCACGGCCTCACCGGCGGCTGGACCGTCCCGCTCTGCCTCCTCATCGTCTCGACCGTGCCCATGGCCCGGGCGGGGTGGCGGGCCTGCGCCGACGGCGTCATCGACGACGAGCTGGACGGCGCCGCCGGAGCGCCCGAGCGCCCCTGA
- a CDS encoding MFS transporter has protein sequence MTAPDPAPTASPARTVIDAAGPAFLASAYAGRLPAAMNQLGLLLVVSAAGRGLALAGSSVAAVGLGTAALAAVIGRLVDRHGPLSVLAVAVLAQTAGLGTVLLALARDLPDAVVLAGAALTGAANPQVPSVARATWSRIGRSSDPARGARAVRLGLGYETAADETSFVIGPVAAGGLVSLLGAEGAALALIVLTAVGEGLFALWLLGNPALARPEHRGGARTAETAPAGATALRAVSSARPGAPVAALLTTILAIGLVFGVTQTALTAVNASRGTPGLTGPVYGCMGLTSGILGLVSAGIRLSVPGRLALGGAAVALGSLVLMSVPGTGPTVVVMLVMGAGVGLTLATCYTALEVLAPTGRVTALMTLGATANVLGVSAGSVLTGLIGTDLHRGNAPGVVAGAAVLVASLALRRARRP, from the coding sequence ATGACCGCCCCCGACCCCGCACCCACCGCCTCTCCGGCGCGCACCGTCATCGACGCCGCCGGCCCCGCCTTCCTCGCCTCCGCATACGCCGGGCGCCTCCCCGCGGCGATGAACCAGCTCGGACTGCTCCTCGTCGTCTCCGCCGCCGGCCGCGGCCTGGCCCTCGCGGGATCGAGCGTCGCCGCTGTCGGGCTGGGCACCGCGGCCCTCGCCGCCGTCATCGGGCGGCTCGTGGACCGGCACGGCCCCCTGTCGGTCCTCGCCGTCGCCGTCCTCGCGCAGACCGCCGGCCTCGGCACCGTCCTCCTCGCGCTCGCGCGCGACCTGCCCGACGCCGTCGTGCTGGCGGGCGCCGCCCTCACCGGGGCCGCCAACCCGCAGGTCCCCTCCGTCGCCCGCGCCACCTGGTCGCGCATCGGCCGGAGCTCCGACCCCGCGCGTGGCGCCCGCGCCGTCCGCCTCGGTCTCGGCTACGAGACCGCCGCTGACGAGACGAGCTTCGTCATCGGGCCCGTGGCCGCGGGCGGCCTCGTCAGCCTCCTCGGCGCCGAGGGGGCCGCCCTAGCCCTCATCGTGCTCACGGCGGTCGGCGAGGGCCTCTTCGCCCTGTGGCTGCTGGGCAACCCGGCCCTGGCGCGCCCGGAGCACCGTGGCGGGGCGCGGACCGCGGAGACCGCCCCGGCGGGTGCGACGGCGCTCCGAGCGGTGTCGAGCGCCCGCCCAGGCGCACCGGTTGCCGCGCTCCTGACGACGATCCTCGCGATCGGACTCGTCTTCGGCGTCACGCAGACGGCTCTCACGGCCGTCAACGCCTCGCGCGGCACGCCGGGGCTGACGGGACCGGTCTACGGCTGCATGGGGCTGACCTCCGGGATCCTGGGCCTGGTCTCCGCCGGGATCCGTCTGTCCGTCCCGGGCCGGCTCGCCCTGGGAGGCGCCGCCGTCGCCCTGGGGTCCCTCGTCCTCATGAGCGTCCCCGGAACGGGGCCGACCGTCGTCGTCATGCTCGTCATGGGCGCCGGCGTCGGCCTGACGCTGGCTACCTGCTACACGGCGCTGGAGGTCCTCGCGCCCACGGGCCGCGTCACGGCCCTCATGACGTTGGGGGCCACCGCCAACGTCCTCGGCGTCTCCGCCGGCAGCGTCCTCACCGGTCTCATCGGCACCGACCTCCACCGCGGGAACGCGCCCGGCGTCGTCGCCGGGGCCGCTGTCCTGGTCGCCTCACTGGCCCTGCGCCGGGCGCGCCGTCCCTGA
- a CDS encoding aldo/keto reductase family protein, translating to MVAYRHLGSSGLKVTEITYGNWLTHGSQVEADTAIECVRTALDLGITSFDTADTYANTKAEEVLGRALKGERRDGLEIFTKVYFPIDAKGANDSGLSRKHILRGIEGSLRRLGTDYVDLLQAHRFDDATPLEETMQAFADVVRSGKALYIGVSEWNAEQIRAGQEIATQMGFRLVSNQPQYSMLWRVIEEEVVPTSKELGMGQVVWSPMAEGVLSGKYLPGAQPPAGSRATDEEGGKEMIARWMEEPVLTAVQRLRPIAEEAGLSMAQLAVAWVLQNDNVSAALVGASRPEQLVENVKASGVRLGQDVLDAIDAALGDVVERDPSLTRSPSRRRD from the coding sequence ATGGTCGCTTACCGTCACCTCGGCAGCTCCGGACTCAAGGTCACGGAGATCACCTACGGCAACTGGCTCACCCACGGCTCCCAGGTGGAGGCGGACACCGCCATCGAGTGCGTCCGCACCGCCCTGGACCTCGGCATCACGAGCTTCGACACCGCGGACACCTACGCCAACACGAAGGCCGAGGAGGTGCTCGGCCGCGCGCTCAAGGGCGAGCGCCGCGACGGCCTCGAGATCTTCACGAAGGTCTACTTCCCCATCGACGCCAAGGGCGCCAACGACTCGGGCCTGTCCCGCAAGCACATCCTGCGCGGGATCGAGGGCTCGCTGCGGCGCCTCGGCACCGACTACGTCGACCTGCTCCAGGCGCACCGCTTCGACGACGCCACCCCGCTGGAGGAGACGATGCAGGCCTTCGCCGACGTCGTCCGCTCCGGCAAGGCGCTGTACATCGGGGTCTCCGAGTGGAACGCCGAGCAGATCCGCGCCGGCCAGGAGATCGCCACCCAGATGGGCTTCCGCCTCGTGTCCAACCAGCCGCAGTACTCGATGCTGTGGCGGGTCATCGAGGAGGAGGTCGTCCCCACCTCGAAGGAGCTCGGCATGGGGCAGGTGGTCTGGTCCCCCATGGCCGAGGGCGTCCTGTCCGGCAAGTACCTGCCGGGCGCCCAGCCCCCCGCCGGCTCGCGCGCCACGGACGAGGAGGGCGGCAAGGAGATGATCGCCCGCTGGATGGAGGAGCCCGTACTCACCGCGGTCCAGCGCCTGCGCCCGATCGCCGAGGAGGCCGGCCTGTCGATGGCCCAGCTGGCGGTGGCCTGGGTCCTGCAGAACGACAACGTTTCCGCGGCCCTCGTGGGCGCCTCGCGGCCCGAGCAGCTCGTCGAGAACGTCAAGGCCTCGGGAGTGCGCCTCGGGCAGGACGTCCTCGACGCGATCGACGCGGCGCTCGGCGACGTCGTCGAGCGGGACCCCTCGCTCACGCGCTCCCCCAGCCGCCGCCGGGACTGA
- a CDS encoding DUF3043 domain-containing protein, with translation MKLFNKSDKAGDDAAKAAEATARTGAPGKQGGKGRATPKRRDAQARGLHPVVPADRKAAKREARAKQDAAWERQRRAMVTGDDRYLPARDKGPIKRYIRDYVDARWSIGELFLPLSIVMLVLVLVLSRSQSLWNIYLLFGLYAVLFLALIDTIVCWLILRRRLYKKFGEEEVKKGGMIFWYIFSRCFNLRRWRQPSPQNRRGEYPA, from the coding sequence GTGAAGCTCTTCAACAAGTCGGACAAGGCCGGCGACGACGCCGCGAAGGCCGCCGAGGCGACAGCGCGGACCGGCGCGCCCGGCAAGCAGGGCGGCAAGGGTCGCGCGACCCCGAAGCGCCGCGACGCCCAGGCCCGCGGCCTGCACCCCGTCGTCCCCGCGGACCGCAAGGCCGCCAAGCGCGAGGCCCGCGCCAAGCAGGACGCCGCCTGGGAGCGCCAGCGCCGCGCCATGGTGACCGGCGACGACCGCTACCTGCCCGCGCGGGACAAGGGCCCCATCAAGCGCTACATCCGCGACTACGTCGACGCCCGCTGGTCGATCGGCGAGCTCTTCCTGCCGCTGAGCATCGTCATGCTCGTGCTGGTCCTCGTGCTGTCGCGCAGCCAGAGCCTGTGGAACATCTACCTGCTCTTCGGCCTGTACGCCGTGCTGTTCCTGGCGCTCATCGACACGATCGTCTGCTGGCTCATCCTGCGCCGTCGCCTCTACAAGAAGTTCGGCGAGGAGGAGGTCAAGAAGGGCGGCATGATCTTCTGGTACATCTTCAGCCGCTGCTTCAACCTGCGCCGCTGGCGCCAGCCCTCGCCGCAGAACCGCCGCGGCGAGTACCCGGCCTGA
- a CDS encoding dipeptidase, with amino-acid sequence MITVDSVRSAVHDSFEGIVSDLVELVAIPSVSAASHDQAQVARSAEHVAALLRDSGLEAEVLTAPGPDGAPGRPAVLAHKEGPAGSPRVLLYSHHDVQPVGDPGKWQQADPFTAERRGDRLFGRGAADDGAGVISHVHSLRTLASLNDGQLPCSVTVYIEGEEEVGSPSFESFLTTYQDRLASDVIVVADSSNWKVGTPALTTSLRGVVQVDVRLDVLDHALHSGQYGGPVLDAVTSMARLIATLHDENGDVAVPGLVSEPTAAPDFPEYPEEAFRADAGVLDGVRLAGTGDLTARLWTKPTLTVIGMDVTPLDLAGNVLAPSCTARLSMRIAPGQDPATAAAALKQHLVDNAPFGARVTVSQGEEGPAFDGSSETPAGQAARWALTEAFGEDCVDIGQGGSIPFIATLQKTFPEAQVLVTGIEDPDTRAHSEDESMHLGDLEHIVTAEALLLARLGGAVAE; translated from the coding sequence ATGATCACCGTCGACTCCGTGCGCTCCGCGGTCCACGACTCCTTCGAGGGAATCGTGTCCGACCTCGTCGAGCTCGTCGCCATCCCGTCCGTCTCCGCCGCCAGCCACGACCAGGCGCAGGTGGCCCGTTCCGCCGAGCACGTCGCCGCCCTCCTGCGCGACTCCGGCCTCGAGGCCGAGGTCCTCACCGCGCCCGGCCCCGACGGCGCCCCCGGCCGCCCGGCCGTCCTCGCCCACAAGGAGGGACCCGCCGGCTCGCCGCGCGTCCTCCTCTACTCCCACCACGACGTCCAGCCCGTCGGCGACCCCGGCAAGTGGCAGCAGGCCGACCCCTTCACCGCCGAGCGCCGAGGCGACCGCCTCTTCGGCCGCGGGGCCGCCGACGACGGCGCCGGCGTCATCAGCCACGTCCACTCCCTGCGCACCCTCGCCTCGCTCAACGACGGGCAGCTGCCCTGCTCCGTCACCGTCTACATCGAGGGCGAGGAGGAGGTCGGGTCCCCCTCCTTCGAGAGCTTCCTGACGACCTACCAGGACCGCCTCGCCTCCGACGTCATCGTCGTCGCCGACTCCTCCAACTGGAAGGTCGGCACCCCGGCGCTCACCACCTCGTTGCGCGGCGTCGTCCAGGTCGACGTCCGTCTCGACGTCCTCGACCACGCCCTCCACTCCGGCCAGTACGGCGGCCCCGTCCTCGACGCCGTCACCTCCATGGCGCGCCTCATCGCCACCCTCCACGACGAGAACGGCGACGTCGCCGTCCCCGGCCTCGTCTCCGAGCCCACCGCGGCCCCCGACTTCCCCGAGTACCCCGAGGAGGCCTTCCGCGCCGACGCCGGCGTGCTCGACGGCGTCCGTCTCGCCGGCACCGGCGACCTCACCGCCCGCCTCTGGACCAAGCCGACCCTCACCGTCATCGGCATGGACGTCACCCCGCTCGACCTCGCCGGCAACGTGCTCGCCCCCTCGTGCACCGCCCGCCTCTCGATGCGCATCGCCCCCGGGCAGGACCCCGCCACCGCGGCCGCCGCCCTCAAGCAGCACCTCGTCGACAACGCCCCCTTCGGCGCCCGCGTCACCGTCTCCCAGGGCGAGGAGGGCCCCGCCTTCGACGGCTCCTCCGAGACCCCAGCCGGCCAGGCCGCCCGCTGGGCCCTCACCGAGGCCTTCGGCGAGGACTGCGTCGACATCGGCCAGGGCGGCTCCATCCCCTTCATCGCCACCCTGCAGAAGACCTTCCCCGAGGCGCAGGTCCTCGTCACCGGCATCGAGGACCCCGACACCCGCGCCCACAGCGAGGACGAGTCCATGCACCTGGGCGACCTCGAGCACATCGTCACCGCCGAGGCGCTCCTCCTGGCCCGCCTGGGCGGCGCCGTCGCCGAGTGA
- a CDS encoding glycerate kinase: protein MRILLATGAMRPEPGGVPLVGPATGLGARAVAEALAAGWATVRPDDVLTALPVPDGGPGTAQAVPADAVVARSALHARGPLREVREVDLLRLAAPGAPRPGASPEGARSWYLDAARLLALPTDRERAAREAAEGTSTGLGEVIAEALGAIDTGDTLVVGLSRSAVHDGGAGALEGLGGAVRARELLDGRDLLLALADDAPLGGMTGAGQALPALTGIAPETAQELDREACARASRALTDLATPRAGSLPVLGGQPSLAERLSVSSWGTGAAGGSALILRALGAGAFPGARVMAHLLGLDAAVAEADVVVTSSGEMYDVLADCVPAVVGGSASALALPTVLVAGRSVVPRGELAEAGIVSAYALEEMGAGLGSSWDEGGPEAVRERLVEMGGRLARTWSR from the coding sequence ATGAGGATCCTGCTGGCCACAGGCGCCATGCGCCCCGAGCCCGGTGGCGTGCCCCTCGTCGGGCCCGCCACCGGGCTCGGCGCCCGCGCCGTCGCCGAGGCGCTCGCCGCCGGATGGGCCACCGTCCGCCCGGACGACGTCCTCACGGCCCTGCCCGTGCCCGACGGCGGTCCCGGCACCGCCCAGGCGGTCCCCGCCGACGCCGTCGTCGCCCGCTCCGCCCTTCACGCCCGCGGCCCGCTCCGCGAGGTCCGCGAGGTCGACCTCCTGCGCCTCGCCGCCCCCGGCGCGCCCCGCCCCGGCGCGTCCCCCGAGGGCGCCCGCAGCTGGTACCTCGACGCCGCCCGCCTCCTCGCCCTGCCGACCGACCGCGAGCGGGCCGCCCGCGAGGCCGCCGAGGGCACCTCGACCGGCCTCGGCGAGGTCATCGCCGAGGCCCTCGGCGCCATCGACACCGGCGACACCCTCGTCGTCGGCCTGTCCCGATCGGCCGTCCACGACGGCGGCGCCGGCGCCCTCGAGGGCCTCGGCGGCGCCGTGCGGGCCCGCGAGCTCCTCGACGGCCGTGACCTCCTCCTCGCCCTCGCCGACGACGCCCCGCTCGGCGGCATGACCGGCGCCGGGCAGGCGCTGCCCGCCCTCACCGGGATCGCCCCGGAGACCGCGCAGGAGCTCGACCGCGAGGCCTGCGCCCGCGCCTCGCGCGCCCTCACCGACCTCGCCACTCCGCGCGCCGGCTCCCTGCCGGTCCTCGGCGGGCAGCCGAGCCTCGCTGAGCGGCTCTCAGTGTCCTCCTGGGGCACCGGGGCCGCCGGCGGCAGCGCCCTCATCCTGCGGGCGCTGGGCGCCGGGGCCTTCCCGGGCGCCCGCGTCATGGCGCACCTGCTCGGTCTCGACGCAGCCGTCGCCGAGGCCGACGTCGTCGTCACCTCCTCCGGGGAGATGTACGACGTCCTCGCCGACTGCGTCCCCGCCGTCGTCGGCGGATCCGCCTCCGCCCTCGCCCTGCCCACCGTCCTCGTGGCCGGACGCAGCGTCGTCCCGCGCGGCGAGCTCGCCGAGGCCGGCATCGTCTCCGCGTACGCGCTGGAGGAGATGGGCGCCGGGCTGGGCTCCTCCTGGGACGAGGGCGGCCCCGAGGCCGTCCGGGAGCGACTCGTCGAGATGGGCGGGCGCCTCGCGCGGACCTGGTCACGCTGA
- a CDS encoding LacI family DNA-binding transcriptional regulator, with the protein MQQRITLADIADQASVSTATVSRVLNGKTNVAEATRRQVLVALDLLGYERPETLHQASRGLVGLIVPELSNPIFPLYAQEIEQLLAPSGHTPLLCTQTPGGTSEDEYIEMLVDRGVAGIIFVSGRHSDTGGDVTRYQRLRERGVPLVTINGNAPTIKAPGFTTDDRTAAHMAVDHLVSLGHRRIGLAIGPTRYVPAERKRAGYEDGMRSALPGEPLRVVETLYTYEGGAAAARSLIAQECTGIVCGSDIMALGVIQGARSMGRSVPQDVSVIGYDDSPMIPMTNPPLTTVRQPVAAISRAAVQTLLAAIGGEEQPDAEMFFTSDLIVRGSTAPAPSAASPLPGA; encoded by the coding sequence GTGCAGCAACGCATCACACTGGCCGACATCGCCGATCAAGCGAGTGTCTCCACGGCCACCGTCTCCCGCGTGCTCAACGGCAAGACGAATGTCGCCGAGGCGACCCGCCGCCAGGTGCTCGTCGCCCTCGACCTCCTGGGCTACGAGCGCCCCGAGACCCTCCACCAGGCCTCGCGCGGGCTCGTCGGCCTCATCGTCCCCGAGCTGAGCAACCCGATCTTCCCGCTGTACGCCCAGGAGATCGAGCAGCTCCTCGCCCCGAGCGGCCACACCCCGCTGCTGTGCACCCAGACGCCGGGCGGCACGAGCGAGGACGAGTACATCGAGATGCTCGTCGACCGCGGCGTCGCCGGCATCATCTTCGTCTCCGGGCGCCACTCGGACACGGGCGGCGACGTCACCCGCTACCAGCGGCTCCGCGAGCGGGGGGTCCCCCTCGTCACCATCAACGGCAACGCCCCGACCATCAAGGCGCCCGGCTTCACGACGGACGACCGCACGGCGGCCCACATGGCGGTCGACCACCTCGTCAGCCTCGGCCACCGGCGCATCGGCCTGGCGATCGGCCCGACCCGCTACGTGCCCGCCGAGCGCAAGCGCGCCGGCTACGAGGACGGGATGCGCTCCGCGCTGCCCGGCGAGCCGCTGCGCGTCGTCGAGACGCTCTACACCTACGAGGGCGGCGCCGCCGCGGCCCGCAGCCTCATCGCCCAGGAGTGCACCGGCATCGTGTGCGGCTCGGACATCATGGCGCTCGGCGTCATCCAGGGCGCGCGCTCCATGGGCCGCTCGGTGCCGCAGGACGTGAGCGTCATCGGCTACGACGACTCCCCCATGATCCCGATGACGAACCCTCCGCTGACGACGGTGCGCCAGCCGGTCGCCGCGATCAGTCGCGCGGCCGTCCAGACGCTGCTCGCGGCGATCGGCGGCGAGGAGCAGCCGGACGCGGAGATGTTCTTCACCTCGGACCTCATCGTGCGCGGCTCGACCGCGCCCGCGCCGAGCGCGGCGTCCCCGCTGCCGGGGGCCTGA